One Vigna unguiculata cultivar IT97K-499-35 chromosome 11, ASM411807v1, whole genome shotgun sequence DNA window includes the following coding sequences:
- the LOC114168648 gene encoding aspartic proteinase-like protein 2, which translates to MEAVAAVFLFAAALLSAVEGSPVTLTLERAFPSNHGVELSQLRARDSLRHRRMLQSTNYVVDFPVKGIFDPSQVGLYYTKVKMGTPPREFYVQIDTGSDVLWVSCGSCNGCPQTSGLQIQLNYFDPRSSSTSSLISCSDRRCRNGVQSSDASCSGQNNQCIYTFQYGDGSGTSGYYVSDLMHFASIFEGTLTTNSSASVVFGCSIQQTGDLTKSDRAVDGIFGFGQQGMSVISQLSSQGIAPRVFSHCLKGDNSGGGVLVLGEIVEPNIVYTPLVPSQPHYNLYLQSISVNGQFLQIDPAVFSTSSNRGTIVDSGTTLSYLAEEAYTTFVNAITAAIPQSVRSVLSRGNQCYLITTSSNVDIFPQVSLNFAGGASLVLRPLDYLIQQNYIGEGSVWCVGFQKIPGQSVTILGDLVLKDKIFVYDVAGQRIGWTNYDCSLPVNVSASAGRGRSEFVDAGELGGSTSLCDGPYTLIRTLLLALFMHITLIL; encoded by the exons ATGGAAGCGGTGGCCGCCGTTTTTCTGTTCGCCGCCGCGCTTCTGTCGGCGGTGGAGGGGTCGCCGGTGACTCTGACACTGGAAAGAGCGTTTCCTTCGAATCATGGCGTGGAGTTGAGTCAGCTCAGAGCGCGGGACAGCCTCAGACATCGTAGAATGTTGCAGTCTACTAACTATGTTGTAGATTTCCCTGTCAAAGGCATCTTCGATCCCTCACAAGTCGG GCTTTACTATACCAAGGTAAAAATGGGTACTCCTCCAAGGGAATTTTATGTGCAGATTGACACTGGGAGTGATGTTCTCTGGGTTAGTTGTGGGTCCTGCAATGGTTGTCCTCAGACAAGTGGGCTGCAA ATTCAGCTCAATTACTTTGATCCTAGGAGTTCATCAACATCCTCATTGATCTCTTGTTCTGACCGGAGGTGCAGGAACGGAGTTCAGTCCTCCGATGCGAGCTGTTCCGGTCAGAACAACCAGTGCATTTACACGTTCCAGTATGGAGATGGCAGTGGGACATCAGGCTATTATGTGTCAGATTTGATGCATTTTGCTAGTATTTTTGAGGGAACCTTGACAACAAATTCCTCTGCATCTGTAGTTTTTGG TTGTAGCATCCAGCAGACTGGGGACTTAACAAAGTCTGATAGAGCAGTTGATGGGATATTTGGATTCGGGCAACAAGGCATGTCTGTCATTTCCCAACTCTCATCGCAAGGAATTGCACCAAGAGTGTTCTCTCATTGCTTAAAAGGAGATAACAGTGGTGGAGGTGTCTTGGTTCTTGGTGAAATTGTGGAGCCAAACATAGTTTATACTCCACTTGTTCCATCGCA GCCTCACTACAATTTATACCTGCAGAGCATCTCTGTCAATGGCCAGTTTTTGCAAATTGATCCTGCAGTTTTTTCTACATCAAGCAACAGAGGTACCATTGTTGATTCTGGAACAACCTTGTCGTACCTTGCAGAAGAGGCTTATACAACCTTTGTGAATGCG ATTACAGCTGCTATTCCACAATCTGTACGCAGTGTTCTTTCCAGGGGAAATCAGTGTTACTTAATAACCACCTCCAG CAATGTTGACATTTTTCCACAAGTAAGTCTGAACTTCGCTGGTGGTGCATCTCTGGTTTTAAGACCACTGGACTATCTTATTCAACAGAATTATATT GGTGAGGGTTCAGTGTGGTGTGTTGGCTTTCAGAAAATCCCGGGTCAAAGTGTAACTATTCTAGGAG ATCTCGTATTAAAAGACAAAATTTTTGTCTACGATGTTGCTGGTCAACGCATTGGATGGACTAACTATGATT GTTCACTGCCAGTGAATGTATCTGCATCAGCTGGTAGGGGCAGAAGTGAGTTTGTAGATGCAGGAGAGCTAGGTGGAAGCACTTCTTTATGTGATGGACCTTACACTTTGATAAGGACATTGTTGCTTGCTCTGTTCATGCACATAACACTAATTTTGTAG
- the LOC114168647 gene encoding protein argonaute 5-like: protein MSGRGSKQSDFNRPPQSAASSSAAGGRGRGRGRGRGAHSAPSPPTQTSHPPSYAASPAPPTAAPPRAVAPVPASTGPGPSRPPPVQSSPAPVSGSPAVATTTSPSPAVEAVTSALEKQLSLAPSAPSSSKAVRFPDRPGIGRSGKKIQVRANHFQVQVAMLDIYHYDVAISPEITSKKISRDIINLLVRAHRESILGNRMTAYDGRKSLFTAGPLPFEVKEFKVKLGDNDEPGSSATPTSDRKKREREFRVTIRFASKTDLHHLTQFLARRQLDCPQETIQALDVVLRATPSEKFDVVGRSFFSPALGPKGPLGNGTEYWRGYYQSLRPTQMGLSLNIDVSARAFYEPIPVLDFISKNFRLDLRRPLHDQDRVKIKKALRGVKVQVNHGQNIRRYKVSGLSKEPLRALMFTDDNGTKKSVPQYFQEKYNISLQYTQLSALQAGSDTKPIFLPMELCQIVAGQRYTKKLNEDQVSALLSATRQGPRDREDSIRQIVRQSKFSTDKFAQHFQIKVREDPALLEARVLPPPMLKYHGSGGESQVQPRMGQWNMINKKMIAGGTVEHWTCLNLSGRIHRDLPYQLCQNLAEMCNSKGMRFKESPVVPITSSPSGQIENALMNLHKQCKQANVGLQLLIIILPDIKGSYGKIKRICETELGIVSQCCQPKQVVKMNKQYLENLALKINVKVGGTNTILNDAFANRIPHVSDVPTIIFGADVTHPQPGEDSSPSIAAVVASMDWPFVTRYKGVVSAQKHREEIIQDLFIQDPAGGNAHSGIIRELFRAFRLSTRRKPERIIFYRDGVSEGQFNQVLLYEMDAIRRACNSLEADYLPPVTFVVVQKRHHTRLFPMDHGGRDSTDRSGNIMPGTVVDTTICHPREFDFYLNSHAGIQGTSRPTHYHVLFDENKFTADELQILTNNLCYTYARCTRSVSIVPPAYYAHLAAFRARYYIEGDTSDAGSSTGGKSTTASFEVKLPSVKGNVADVMFFC, encoded by the exons ATGTCTGGCCGCGGCTCTAAGCAATCGGATTTCAACCGTCCGCCGCAATCCGCGGCTTCTTCTTCCGCTGCCGGAGGCCGAGGCCGAGGCCGTGGTCGCGGCCGCGGCGCACATTCCGCGCCGTCTCCTCCGACTCAAACATCGCACCCTCCTTCATACGCTGCTTCTCCGGCCCCGCCCACCGCCGCTCCTCCCCGAGCGGTGGCGCCTGTCCCTGCATCAACGGGGCCGGGTCCATCCCGCCCTCCGCCGGTTCAATCCTCGCCGGCGCCAGTTTCTGGATCGCCAGCGGTTGCTACAACAACGTCGCCGTCTCCGGCGGTTGAAGCAGTTACTTCGGCGCTCGAGAAGCAACTGTCATTGGCGCCGTCGGCACCGTCGTCGTCGAAGGCTGTGAGATTCCCGGACCGGCCAGGAATAGGAAGATCGGGAAAGAAGATCCAAGTGCGAGCCAATCATTTTCAAGTCCAAGTTGCGATGTTGGACATTTATCACTACGAT GTAGCGATTTCTCCTGAGATTACTTCGAAAAAGATCTCCAGagatattattaatttgttggtTCGAGCACACCGTGAATCGATTCTGGGAAATCGCATGACCGCGTATGACGGACGGAAGAGTCTTTTCACCGCTGGACCTTTGCCTTTTGAAGTTAAGGAATTTAAGGTCAAGCTGGGAGATAACGATGAACCAGGGTCTTCTGCCACTCCTACTTCtgatag GAAAAAGCGTGAACGTGAGTTTAGGGTCACAATACGATTTGCTTCGAAGACCGACCTTCATCATCTGACTCAGTTTCTTGCTCGCCGGCAGTTGGACTGCCCACAGGAAACGATTCAGGCTCTTGATGTTGTACTCCGGGCTACACCTTCTGagaa gttTGATGTGGTTGGGAGATCCTTTTTTTCTCCCGCATTGGGACCAAAAGGACCTTTGGGTAATGGGACTGAATATTGGCGGGGGTATTACCAGAGTCTCCGCCCAACTCAGATGGGCCTGTCTCTTAATATTG ATGTGTCAGCCAGGGCGTTTTATGAGCCCATTCCTGTCCTTGACTTTATTTCTAAGAATTTTAGACTCGATCTTCGCAGGCCTTTGCATGATCAGGACCGAGTTAAG ATTAAGAAAGCTTTGAGAGGAGTCAAGGTCCAAGTTAATCATGGACAGAATATTAGGCGTTACAAAGTTAGTGGACTTTCCAAAGAACCCCTCAGAGCCTTAAT GTTTACTGATGACAATGGAACAAAAAAATCCGTTCCTCAGTATTTTCAagagaaatataatatttcattacagTATACCCAGCTTTCTGCTCTTCAAGCTGGTAGTGACACCAAGCCAATTTTTTTGCCAATGGAG cTTTGTCAAATTGTGGCTGGACAGAGATAtaccaaaaaattaaatgagGATCAAGTATCCGCCCTTTTAAGCGCAACACGCCAGGGTCCTCGTGATAGGGAGGATTCCATCAGACAG ATTGTGAGGCAGAGCAAGTTCAGTACGGACAAATTTGCCCAGCACTTTCAAATTAAAGTCAGGGAGGATCCGGCATTGCTTGAAGCTCGTGTTTTACCTCCCCCTATG CTTAAATACCATGGATCGGGTGGTGAATCACAGGTTCAGCCAAGGATGGGTCAATGGAATATGATTAATAAG aaaatgatTGCTGGTGGCACTGTTGAACACTGGACTTGCCTAAACCTATCTGGAAGAATACACAGGGATCTGCCATATCAACTTTGTCAGAATTTGGCTGAAATGTGTAACAGCAAGGGAATG CGGTTCAAAGAAAGTCCTGTAGTGCCTATAACATCATCTCCAAGTGGTCAAATAGAGAATGCTCTTATGAACCTGCATAAGCAGTGCAAACAGGCGAACGTAGGGCTCCAActcttaataataattttacctGACATCAAGGGTTCTTATG GGAAAATAAAGCGCATTTGTGAAACAGAATTAGGAATAGTATCTCAGTGTTGTCAGCCCAAGCAAGTGGTCAAAATGAACAAGCAATATCTTGAAAATCTGGCCCTCAAGATAAATGTGAAG GTGGGAGGAACGAACACGATATTGAATGATGCATTTGCTAATAGAATACCTCATGTATCCGATGTACCGACTATAATATTTGGTGCAGATGTTACGCATCCCCAGCCTGGAGAGGACAGTAGTCCTTCCATTGCTGCA GTGGTGGCATCCATGGATTGGCCTTTCGTAACAAGGTACAAAGGAGTTGTGTCTGCTCAGAAACATCGGGAAGAAATTATACAAGATCTTTTTATTCAGGATCCGGCCGGGGGAAATGCACATTCAGGAATTATCAG GGAGTTGTTTCGAGCTTTCCGGCTTTCAACTCGTCGTAAACCGGAGAGAATTATATTCTACAG AGATGGGGTCAGCGAAGGACAGTTCAATCAAGTGCTTCTTTATGAGATGGATGCCATAAGACGG GCATGTAACTCTCTAGAAGCGGATTACTTACCCCCGGTTACTTTTGTGGTGGTCCAGAAGAGGCACCACACTCGTTTGTTCCCTATGGATCACGGAGGTCGTGATTCTACAGATAGAAGTGGAAATATAATGCCAG GGACTGTAGTTGACACAACCATATGTCATCCTCGGGAGTTTGACTTTTATCTGAATAGTCATGCTGGAATCCAA GGAACAAGCAGACCAACTCATTACCACGTATTGTTCGATGAGAATAAGTTTACTGCTGACGAGTTgcaaattttaactaataatttgTGTTATAC CTATGCAAGGTGTACACGATCAGTTTCAATAG TTCCTCCCGCATACTATGCCCATTTGGCAGCTTTCCGTGCTCGCTATTACATTGAAGGTGACACCTCTGATGCTGGTTCTTCAACTGGAGGCAAGAGTACTACAGCCAGCTTTGAGGTAAAATTGCCCTCCGTCAAGGGTAATGTCGCCGACGTCATGTTTTTCTGTTGA